GATATCGCCGTCCGCCAAGACGTCGAGATGGTCGTAACCGACGTCCTGGAGGTAGCGCGCGACGCCGTCGAGTCGCAGGCGCTGGTCGCGGTCGGTGTCGGCGAGACGCACGGGCCATCCCGTCTTGAAGGGAGTGAGGACGGCCGGCGGTTCCGGCAGCACGCTGGGAATGACCATGACCGGATGATGCCAGCTATTTGCCACTCCGGCGACGAGTACGCGCATATCGTCATCTATACGAGAAGATGGGCGGTTTTATTAGTAAATTTCATGGAACATGCCGCACCGAAAGCGAATCGCCAGCAGTTAGCTCGTGATCGGATGGCAATCACGTCGTGTACGCTGCGGGGTCCCGTGGGCGCCGCCCGTCGGCGAGTGCGCGTGCCGGATCCAGGAACGGGGCAGCCTGACCGTCCCCCGCCCCGAGTGGCCGGATCGCAACCTGTCCGAGCGACGAGATCCATCGGCTTCAGCGGCCGGACGACGGGGCCGAGGACCTCGCGAGGCGCAGCAGGTGGGGGGGCCGCGCCAATGGGGCCCCGCCTACGGCCGCGACAGGATGTGCGCGCCTTCGAGCGCACACCCGTGCCGACGCCGGCCGCGGGGCCGCCTCCGGTCTCGGGTGACCGCCTACTTCCTCGACCGATCCCGCTTCTCTCGCACACGCACCGAAATGCGGACCGGCGAACCCGCGAACCCGAACTCCTCGCGCAACCTGCGCTCCAGGAAGCGCCGGTAGCCCGCTTCCAGGAAGCCGGTGGTGAACAGCACGAACGTCGGCGGCCGGGTGGTCGCCTGGGTGGCGAACAGCACGCGGGGCAGCCTGCCGCCGCGCATCGGCGGCGGGGTCGCGGCGATCACTTCCTTCAGCCAGGTGTTGAGCCTGCCCGTCGAAATGCGCTTGTCCCAGGACTCGAGCGCGGTCTCCATGGCGGGCACCAGCTTCTGCACCGCGCGACCGGTCTGCGCGGAGATGTTCACCCGCTGCGCCCACGGCACCCGCATCAGCTCGCGGTCGACCTCACGCTCCAGCTGCAGGCGGCGATCCTCGTCGACCAGGTCCCACTTGTTGAACGCCAGCACCAGCGCCCGCCCGGAATCGGCGACCATGCTGATCACCCGCAGGTCCTGTTCGGTGATCGGCTGCGAGGCGTCGATCAGCATGATCGCCACCTCCGAGGCCTCCAGCGCGGACTTGGTGCGCAGCGAGGCGTAGAACTCGGTGCCGCTGGCGTTGGCGACCTTGCGGCGCAGCCCCGCGGTGTCGATGAATTTCCAGACCTTGCCGCCCAGTTCGACGAGGGAGTCGACCGGATCCACCGTGGTGCCCGCGACATCGTGCACCACGGAGCGCTCGTCGCCGGCCAGCTTGTTCAGCAGGCTCGACTTGCCGACGTTCGGCTTGCCGACCAGCGCCACCCGGCGTGGGCCCGCACCGCCGGTCCCCTCGCGCGGCGTCTCGGGCAGCACCTCGAGCACGTCGTCGAGCAGGTCGCCGGTGCCGCGGCCGTGCGCGGCGCTGACCATGCGCGGCTCACCCAACCCGAGCGACCACAGCGCCGCCGCTTCCGCTTCCACCCGCTGGTCGTCGACCTTGTTCGCGACCAGGATGACCGGGACCGCGGAACGGCGCAGTTTCCGCACCGCCGCCTCGTCGGTGGCGGTGGCGCCCACGACGGCGTCGACCACGAGCAGGATCGCGTCGGCGGTCTGCATGGCCAGCTCGGCTTGGCGGGCCACCGATTGCTGCAACCCCTTGGCGTCGGGCTCCCAGCCGCCGGTGTCCTGGACCAGGAATCGGCGGCCTGCCCAGTTCGCCTCGTAGGACACGCGGTCGCGGGTCACGCCGGGAATGTCCTCCACGACCGCCTCACGGCGGCCGAGGATCCGGTTCACCAGCGTCGATTTGCCCACGTTCGGGCGCCCGACCACCGCGAGCGTCGGCATCGCGACGTGGTGTGCGTCCTCGAATTCGCCCTCGAGCTCGGCCAGCTCCCAGTCGGCCTCGTCGCTCCAGACGCCATCGCCTGCCAGCACGTCCTCGTTCATCGGTCACCTCCGGCCCGGTACGCCGAGACCTGCTCCGCCACAACGCGATACAGCTCGTCGATGACCTCGTCCATGGACAGTTCGCTGGTGTCGACGTCCACCGCGTCCTCGGCCGGGCGCAGCGGGGACACCTTGCGGGTCGAGTCGAGGGTGTCGCGGCGCTGCACGTCGGCGAGCACGCCCGCGTAGTCGTCGCCCCGGCCCTCGGCGATGTTCTGCTGATTGCGCCGGTGGGCCCGCGCCTCGGCGGAGGCGGTCAGGTAGATCTTGGCGTCCGCGGCGGGCAGCACGACGGTGCCGATGTCGCGGCCCTCCACCACGATGCGCCCCGCGGCCGCCGTGATGTCGCGCTGCATGGCGACCAACAGCTCGCGCACCTCCGGCACCGCGGAGACCGCCGAAACGGCCTTGGTGACGGCGTCACCGCGAATCTCCGACCGCACGTCCTCGCCGTCGAGTTCGATCACCTCGCGGCTGGGATCGGTGCCGATCGACAGCGGCAGCTCCTTGACCGCGGCGGCGATGGCGGCGGTGTCGGTCAGCTCGATGCCCGCGCGCAGCACGCGCAGCGTCGCCACGCGGTACATGGCGCCGGTGTCGAGGTACCGGGCGCCGAGCCGGGTGGCAAGCCGCCGCGACACGCTCGACTTGCCGGTGCCCGACGGCCCGTCCATGGCGACCACCAGCGGGCTCGTACCGGCCATCCGCGCCGGCGCCTGCACCGGGATCTCCACACCGTTCACAACGACACCGCCTCGTAGAGTTTGCCGATTTCATCGCGGCCGAGCACCCGCAGGGTGCCGGGCCGTTGGTCGCCCAGCGCGACCGGACCGATATGGGTACGCACCAGCCGGACGACCGGATGGCCCACCGCGTCGAGCAGGCGCCGCACGATGTGCTTGCGCCCCTCGTGCAACACCACCTTCACCAGGGAACGTCCCTCCCCCAGTTCGAGCACCTGGAAGCGGTCGACCTTGGCGGGGCCGTCCTCCAGCTCGACGCCTTCCCGCAACCGCTTGGCGACCGCGCGATTGTTCACCTCGCCCTGCACCGTCGCCAGATAGGTCTTCGAGACCTCGAAGGACGGATGCATGAGCCGGTGCGCCAGATCGCCGTCATTGGTGAGCAGCAGCAGGCCCTCGGTGTCCGCGTCCAGCCTTCCGACATGGAAGAGGCGCTGCCCCGCGGCGACCCGCTCCGCCACGATGTCGCCGACGCAGGGGCGCCCCAGATCGTCGGACATGGTGGACTGCCAGCCCTTGGGCTTGTTCAGCGCGACGTGCACGAGTTCCTCGCGCACCATCACGCGGGTGCCGTCGACGCGCACCACGGCGTGCTGCGGGTCGATCCGCAGGCCCTGCTCGCGCACGATCATGCCGTCGACCTCGACGCGGCCCTGCGCGATCATCTCCTCGGCGGCCCGGCGCGACGCGACGCCCGCCTTGGCGAGGACCTTCTGCAACCGCTCTCCCTCGCCCCATGGGAGCTTGGTGTGGCCACCGGACTCGGTGACCTCGACGTTCTGGTGGCGCGCGGGCTTGGCATTGCTCAGCAGCGGCGGCTGCACGGCCTGGCGCTGCGGCTTGGGCTTCTTCTTACCGGCCGCGGCCGTGTGCCGCTGCGGATTGGGAGCCTGCCCCGATCCGCGCTGCGCCAGTCCCCGGCCCGCACCACCCTGCTGGGCGCCACGGGCGGTTACCCCCCGCTGGGCCGAACGCGCGTCGCGCGAATTCGAGCTGTGGCCGGCCCCGCCCCGTTCGGGCTGGGCGCCGCGTTTCCTACGATCCGGTGTGCCATCTCGGCGA
Above is a genomic segment from Nocardia sputorum containing:
- the der gene encoding ribosome biogenesis GTPase Der; translated protein: MNEDVLAGDGVWSDEADWELAELEGEFEDAHHVAMPTLAVVGRPNVGKSTLVNRILGRREAVVEDIPGVTRDRVSYEANWAGRRFLVQDTGGWEPDAKGLQQSVARQAELAMQTADAILLVVDAVVGATATDEAAVRKLRRSAVPVILVANKVDDQRVEAEAAALWSLGLGEPRMVSAAHGRGTGDLLDDVLEVLPETPREGTGGAGPRRVALVGKPNVGKSSLLNKLAGDERSVVHDVAGTTVDPVDSLVELGGKVWKFIDTAGLRRKVANASGTEFYASLRTKSALEASEVAIMLIDASQPITEQDLRVISMVADSGRALVLAFNKWDLVDEDRRLQLEREVDRELMRVPWAQRVNISAQTGRAVQKLVPAMETALESWDKRISTGRLNTWLKEVIAATPPPMRGGRLPRVLFATQATTRPPTFVLFTTGFLEAGYRRFLERRLREEFGFAGSPVRISVRVREKRDRSRK
- the cmk gene encoding (d)CMP kinase; its protein translation is MAGTSPLVVAMDGPSGTGKSSVSRRLATRLGARYLDTGAMYRVATLRVLRAGIELTDTAAIAAAVKELPLSIGTDPSREVIELDGEDVRSEIRGDAVTKAVSAVSAVPEVRELLVAMQRDITAAAGRIVVEGRDIGTVVLPAADAKIYLTASAEARAHRRNQQNIAEGRGDDYAGVLADVQRRDTLDSTRKVSPLRPAEDAVDVDTSELSMDEVIDELYRVVAEQVSAYRAGGDR
- a CDS encoding pseudouridine synthase, whose protein sequence is MNTPARRDGTPDRRKRGAQPERGGAGHSSNSRDARSAQRGVTARGAQQGGAGRGLAQRGSGQAPNPQRHTAAAGKKKPKPQRQAVQPPLLSNAKPARHQNVEVTESGGHTKLPWGEGERLQKVLAKAGVASRRAAEEMIAQGRVEVDGMIVREQGLRIDPQHAVVRVDGTRVMVREELVHVALNKPKGWQSTMSDDLGRPCVGDIVAERVAAGQRLFHVGRLDADTEGLLLLTNDGDLAHRLMHPSFEVSKTYLATVQGEVNNRAVAKRLREGVELEDGPAKVDRFQVLELGEGRSLVKVVLHEGRKHIVRRLLDAVGHPVVRLVRTHIGPVALGDQRPGTLRVLGRDEIGKLYEAVSL